In Parabacteroides timonensis, the genomic stretch GGCGGCTCAGCATGACGAGTTGCATGGAGTCGGAGAAAGATTCGTCGAAGGCCTCTCCCTCTATTACCTTCATCTCCAACAGTGGGACGAAGTTGGCATTGGTTCCGTAAAGATCCTGGAAATGTGCCACGGCATCCTCCGTGCCGGGACGGTAGACGATATCGCCCGAACCGGCAAAGGCCGGCAATTCATAGCAGGTCGTAACATCTTCCACTTCGGGCTGCTTGCGGATTTCATCCATCAGCGCCTTGCGGGAGGATTGGGAAACGCCTTCCAGGTTGCAGAAAGCCAACCGCTCGTATGAGTATCCGGGATTCTCATTCACCATGAAACTATACTGCCAGCCAATAACGATCAACAAGCATACAAGGAAACCTACCGCAACAAACTGGATGAACAATAAGGCTTTCTTCCACGTCCGCCGGGAGTTGGTGTACGAACGGAATACCAACGCCACAGGAATCCTGGCGAACAGTTGCGAAGGCAACAGGCCGGCAACCAGAAACACCAATACGCAGACGCCGAACAGGATCATCAGTGTGTCGGGCGTGAAAAGCGACGCCAGTGAAGTGCCCAACAGTTCTTCCACGATCCGGCGGAAACCGAACACGAGGAGTGTGGAAAGGACAACGGATATCAACAGATTGAGAAATGTCTCCGAGAAGATCATGTCGGTGATGTTCCAGCCTGTCGCACCGTAACATTTATGGATTGCCACATCCTTCGAGCGGGTCACCATCGAAGAGATGACCAGCAGCACATAGTTCATCAGGGCGGCAAAAAGAGTGGCGAAAGCGATGGCGGTCAGCATCACGGCCATACGCTTGGTGGCCGGTGAGCTTGCGTAGAGCTCGCCTAAGGGGCGCAGGAAGATACTGTACGTGATGCCCTGCTCCTTTAGTTTCTCCGAATCGACATGACGGTCGAGCATTTCGGCCATAGGTTGCAGCATATCTCTTGACTTCAGACCGGGTTGCAGGAGAACGTAAGCGTTGTAGCTGTCGCCGCCCAACCATTGATCTTCCTTCGTCCATCCGGCGATGGCTTTGAAGGAAGAAAGGGAAACAAGCACATCGTAATAAAGATGCGTATTCTTCGGAACATCCTTAAACACGCCACCGACGGTGATCTGAACGCCAGGGAATGTTTCCACTTCAAAAGTCTTGCCGATCACGTCTGCTCCGTCGGGAGCGATCTTGTCGGCCAGTTCTTTCGAAACAAGGGCATAAAGGGGGCGTGAAAGTGTCTCCCTGGCATCACCGCCTAGCATTTCGCGGGGTAGTACATCGTAAAAGCAGGAGTCGGCCATCAGGAAAGTAGCCGTATACTTCTTCTTGTCGGGCGTTTTCATTACCAACTCCCCCATTTTATCACAACGGGTAGCCGCTTCCACACCGGGGATCTCGGCTTTCATACCGGGGGCTATACCACCGCTGACGTGGGGGTAGCCGTCATGGCTCTTCCCCCCTATGCCAAAGTTCTCCTGGATAGCAAAAATGCGGTCGGACTCGGGGTAGAAGTTATCATACGACAACTCGAAGCAAACCTTTGCTATCAAAACCAATCCCATAGCGAGTCCGACGCCCAGCGACAGGATCTTAATATCATTATGTCTGCCCTTCTTAAAAAGGCCCCGGATTGCTATGCGGATGTTCTTCATTATAATGGGTTTATTTAATTCAGTTATTCCAATATCAGGACTTCGTTATCCTTATAGCTTTCATAGCTCGATACGATAACCTTTTCTCCTGCTTCCAAACCTTCTGTTACTTCGTAGAACTGCGGGTTCTGACGGCCGATCTTGATCTTGCGACGATAAGCTTTCTTTCCATCTTTGTCGAGTACGAAAATCCAGCTACCACCGGTGCTCTGGAAGAACGTTCCACGCGGAATGATGATACTTTCGGTCGGTTGTCCTAGGTACAGACTGATATAATAAGTCTGTCCGCTACGGATATTATCAGGACGTTCGCCAGTAAAAACAAAGTCTGTACGGAATTTACCGTCGCGTACCTCCGGATAAACCTTACGTACGGCCAGGTCGAAGCTTGTACCCTGACGATCGAATGCAGCATTCAATCCCGGTTTAACACGGTCGATGTAATGTTCGTCGATCATTGCTTCGATCTTATAATCGGAAAGGTCGTTGATCTGGCCGATCTTCAAACCAGCAGATACGTTCTGTCCTAATACGACATCCAGCAAACCGAGTTCACCGTCGATCTGTGAACGTACATTCAGGTGCTCCTTACGTTCGTGTACCAATTGGATATTACGACGCATATTAGCCAAACTGGTTTCCATCTCTTCCATCTGGATCGTACGGGAGATCGAATCCTGGCGAAGGCGTTCCACAACCAGACCATATTTCTTGGTAGACAGTTCGTAGTCTTCTTTAGCTTTAAGATAATCTTCTTTGGCAATCAGGCTTTCTTCATACAATTTCTGTTGTTGATGATAAGCACGACGGGCACGGTTCATATCTACATCCAGCTGAGCTTTTTCCAGTTGGTTGCTTAACTTATCCTGTTCCATGGCAACCTGGGTATTACGAAGGAAGTTCTGTTTTTCAGCCAACTGTGCTTCTGCATCCAGGATCTGAAGATCGAGGCCTGAATTGGAAAGACGGACAATAACATCTCCTTTCTTTACCTGGGCTCCTTCTTCCACTACTTTCTCCTGCACGATACCCCCTTCTTCCGGGCTCAGCTGCACGACTGTGATCGGTTGTACCTGTCCGTCTACACGGACGAAATCATTGAACTGTTCGCGGGTTACATTACCGATACTGATACCGCGGGCATCTACTTTCAGTGTCGATGCATGATCGCCGAAAATGATCCAGCCGACCAATACAAGGAATAAAACGCCACCTGCCACATAAGGTAAATGTTTCTTCTGAATGCCTCTTTTCTTTTCTAATTGAATATCCATGGTTGTATGTTTTTTTATTTCTTATTATCTGTTCTATCTTTTCTGTCTGATTCTTAGTTTACGCCTTCAATCAAAGGTTTACCTTTATAATAGTCAACCAGTTTGCATTTCATCAGATACATCAGTTTCCGTTGCAACAGGTCTGCTTTCGACAAGAGTAGTGTATTGGCACTGGTTTGCAAATCGATCGGACTCATCAGACCTTCCTCGAACTTACGGTAGGTAACCTGGTATGCGATTTCGTCAGCTTCCGCTTTCTTTTGCATCTGGATTGTTTCTTTGGCATACCCTTCGCGGTCGAGAACAGCCTGTTCGATGGCTGTCTGCAACTGGCGAAGCACTTCGGTTTGTTGTTCCTGGGCGATACGGACACTATTACGTGCTTTACGCACATTGGTCAAACGGCTCAAACCGTCAAAAAGCGGGAAACTCAGGTTAAAAGAGATATATTCACCACGGTTGTTCTTGAACTGACTACCAAATGAAGGAGACGGTTCGTAGCCCTCAGCAGTTTTGTCTACTTTTAAATCTTCAAAGTAATTCGTAGAAATACCTGCACTGAAAGAGATACTAGGCAGCAGTCGGCCTTTAGCCATCAGATATTGCATCTTATACGATTTCAATTGCAGTTTGGCCTGTAAGGCAACCGGATTATTATCGGATGCATAACCGTAAATCTCGTCTATAGACTCCATCATGGTTGCATACGATTTATCGAGCAGCAGAGTATCGACATCCAACTCCATATCCGAAGGGAAATTCATATTTTGTTTTAAAGTCAATAAAGCTGTATTAAGCAAGTTCTGTTGATGAGTCAAATTATAATCGTTTGCCGCCACCTGAGCTTCGATCTGTGCCACATCTGCTTTTCCTTTCAGCCCCAGCTCTTCTTGGCGACGGGTTTTATACAGGATCCGGCTGTTCTCTTCCAATTGTTCAGCAGCCAATTTTACTGTCCCTTGATAATATACCACATCCATAAAAGCAATCATCGTATTGATTGCCAAATCATCCTTTTCTTTTTGGATATCGTTCATTCCCAACTGACGATTTGTTTTTGCCATTCGCCACTGGTTTACCAACTGTCCACCATTAAAGATAGGAATAGAAACATCTACTCCATATCCATTATTAAAGGTAGAAGTATTATTATAAGCATTTGTCTTGGGGTCGATAGAACGTCCAAAACCATACTTTGCTCCTACACTTGCACTCATAGACGGGAAAAATGAAGCTACTGCCGAATTTAATTCAGCCTTATAAGAGTCGCTTGTATAAGCTTGCTTTTTTACCTTAGGACTGTTTTCTACGGCGTAATGCATACATTCATCCATTGTCCAGAGTTTTTCCTGGGCCACGGCAACTGTTGCCAGGCTAAACGAAAGAACCGATGTCAATATTATCTGTTTCATCTTTGTGTTATTTTCTGCCTATAGAAGGGCAAAGAACGTGCCAAACTATATAATACTTTATTTATCAACAAATTGACAAATCTGCCAATTCTATGAAGTGTAAAAAAATTAGACAGTGGTGTATAAATATTAGACAAACGATAATTATCCGTTTGACCCTCCTATTTTATCTGTCTAAATATTAGACACAGGTTAGGAAGTATAAAACCGAACCTGTATCTTTGCACTACTAAATACATTATTACGATGGCTAAACAAGGCACCATACTGGTTGTAGACGACAACAAAGGGATTCTGACCGCAGTACAGATGCTGTTAGGTACCTGTTTTGAAAAAGTGATAACGATTTCTACCCCCAACAAAATAAAGACTACATTACATAATGAAGATGTAGATGTGGTTTTGTTGGATATGAACTTCAGTGCAGGGATCAATACCGGAAACGAAGGGTTATTCTGGCTTTCCGAAATAAAAAAAGAAGAACCGTCGGTTCAGGTTGTCTTATTCACGGCCTACGCCGATATCGACCTGGCAGTAAGAGGAATAAAAGAAGGA encodes the following:
- a CDS encoding FtsX-like permease family protein; protein product: MKNIRIAIRGLFKKGRHNDIKILSLGVGLAMGLVLIAKVCFELSYDNFYPESDRIFAIQENFGIGGKSHDGYPHVSGGIAPGMKAEIPGVEAATRCDKMGELVMKTPDKKKYTATFLMADSCFYDVLPREMLGGDARETLSRPLYALVSKELADKIAPDGADVIGKTFEVETFPGVQITVGGVFKDVPKNTHLYYDVLVSLSSFKAIAGWTKEDQWLGGDSYNAYVLLQPGLKSRDMLQPMAEMLDRHVDSEKLKEQGITYSIFLRPLGELYASSPATKRMAVMLTAIAFATLFAALMNYVLLVISSMVTRSKDVAIHKCYGATGWNITDMIFSETFLNLLISVVLSTLLVFGFRRIVEELLGTSLASLFTPDTLMILFGVCVLVFLVAGLLPSQLFARIPVALVFRSYTNSRRTWKKALLFIQFVAVGFLVCLLIVIGWQYSFMVNENPGYSYERLAFCNLEGVSQSSRKALMDEIRKQPEVEDVTTCYELPAFAGSGDIVYRPGTEDAVAHFQDLYGTNANFVPLLEMKVIEGEAFDESFSDSMQLVMLSRQMATELANAFEWKDGVVGKKLDIGGHGTEDPFTVVGVYDDVRIGQIDHEGMLNSAIFFSKRAEQTLVIKFHQRDAQNLAHINNVIKEFLPDRDINLVDYRFSLTKLYDTSRIFRDSVMAGGLITLIIALIGLIGYINDETNRRGKEIAVRKINGATERDILRLISSDVVWMALPAILIGAGASWFAGEKWLQQFSEKIPMNAGLFVAGSVAVLLVILATVIYRTWLVANANPVMSLKSE
- a CDS encoding efflux RND transporter periplasmic adaptor subunit; protein product: MDIQLEKKRGIQKKHLPYVAGGVLFLVLVGWIIFGDHASTLKVDARGISIGNVTREQFNDFVRVDGQVQPITVVQLSPEEGGIVQEKVVEEGAQVKKGDVIVRLSNSGLDLQILDAEAQLAEKQNFLRNTQVAMEQDKLSNQLEKAQLDVDMNRARRAYHQQQKLYEESLIAKEDYLKAKEDYELSTKKYGLVVERLRQDSISRTIQMEEMETSLANMRRNIQLVHERKEHLNVRSQIDGELGLLDVVLGQNVSAGLKIGQINDLSDYKIEAMIDEHYIDRVKPGLNAAFDRQGTSFDLAVRKVYPEVRDGKFRTDFVFTGERPDNIRSGQTYYISLYLGQPTESIIIPRGTFFQSTGGSWIFVLDKDGKKAYRRKIKIGRQNPQFYEVTEGLEAGEKVIVSSYESYKDNEVLILE
- a CDS encoding TolC family protein — protein: MKQIILTSVLSFSLATVAVAQEKLWTMDECMHYAVENSPKVKKQAYTSDSYKAELNSAVASFFPSMSASVGAKYGFGRSIDPKTNAYNNTSTFNNGYGVDVSIPIFNGGQLVNQWRMAKTNRQLGMNDIQKEKDDLAINTMIAFMDVVYYQGTVKLAAEQLEENSRILYKTRRQEELGLKGKADVAQIEAQVAANDYNLTHQQNLLNTALLTLKQNMNFPSDMELDVDTLLLDKSYATMMESIDEIYGYASDNNPVALQAKLQLKSYKMQYLMAKGRLLPSISFSAGISTNYFEDLKVDKTAEGYEPSPSFGSQFKNNRGEYISFNLSFPLFDGLSRLTNVRKARNSVRIAQEQQTEVLRQLQTAIEQAVLDREGYAKETIQMQKKAEADEIAYQVTYRKFEEGLMSPIDLQTSANTLLLSKADLLQRKLMYLMKCKLVDYYKGKPLIEGVN